Genomic segment of Drosophila simulans strain w501 chromosome 2R, Prin_Dsim_3.1, whole genome shotgun sequence:
AGCGTGCCACAATAAAACTCGGGGATTCATTGCGGTACTGAATCGGAAAATTATCAGCTTGTCAGGATCTGCACTTCATCCCGACTCGACTCCCACAAAcattaatgatgatgatgacgtggccatgatTAGAACTGACTTAGTTTCTATTATAGCACTTCATCAATACATGAAAAATTTCTCCATAACGTAGTCTCTGAACGCTTCGTTTGTAAACGGGAGCCGATATCGCAAACCAGTTTCCTCGGCGCTCCGAAGTGCCTTAGTATTCGTTCGCGGAAGGCCCGTATCAGGGTGGCCGCAGTTGCTTTTCGGAGGGATATTAATTCTAAAAAGACGAGGAGCACAGTATTTCCTTTCATAGATCGGGGCGAACGGTTAGCTGACTTGTCGGATGAGAATTATTCCTGCTTGCTGGCGGTGTTCAACCTTGTACTTCTGGCACGGAAGGCATTGTCGCACGTCCCGGAACATTTGAGGCCATTATTACATCTGCGAGATTCGCAGTATCGTCTTTCGGATGCTCAGATGTCTGGCCGTGGGGACGTTGTGGCACTCCTTTAGAATGCGGGCCCGATTCTCGGTTGCTACGCACAGCTTCCACGGAATACCACGGTCGTCGGGGCGATGACCGAGATGTCGATAGAGTTCTCCGTTTTCGATGGTAAAGTCTGAGAACTTCTGAATCTCTTGGCGGACCTCCTGTGACTTCTTTTGTAACCACTTGGACTGTCGGCTGTCGTGTGTGAGTATCTTTACGTGATCCAACGGCTGTCAAGACCACGCATCGGTCACCACGTTAAGCTTCCCGCCGCGGTAGTGCACGTTGTTGAAATTGTTGGAGCTCCAAAACTCATCTCGCGATCCTTTCTGTTGGATTCTCGATCCTGTTGGACTCTAGACACTACAAGGGCAAAGGCGAAGTGTTGGTGACAAAAACAAGGGCAAGGCGAAAAGGACAAGGGCAAAGGCAATGCTGCTGATTTTGGAGTTTGATATTAGTTTATCAACTGAATCAGAGTGCTATATTTATGGGTTGGATAACTCTCCCCCTTCTAAAATGACGCGCCCGcttcattttgaatttcgctTAAACGCTCTCTTAATTCTGTTCAAAATCGTTTCTCagtatttggtttttatagtTCTGGCCATTCTTGTTTTGttacaattataatatttctgaattttattattgtcgAGCCGCCGACAATACCCAGGAAATGCCTTAAACGCTTATTGGCTTAGACAAATGAAGATCCTTTTATGTTATAGGGAAATAATATAGTTTGAAATGCATTACAAATTAGACCTTATATCTTTTCTGAATTTTACGTACCGCAGTTTCTCTTCCCTCACTCTTGGTATCGTCAGACGAACTGATCTGACGCGCAAAGTAGCTTAATTCTTAGTTAAATCGATGTGACCAACTACAATAGcgataaaaatgcataaatttagtATTTAATGTGCCCGAGTGCCCTCAATCGGTGACAAATCACTTAACTACTTATCGATAGCCAACTTATCCGTTCCGCGACATCCCCTCCCCCGTTAAGCAACAGCATTCACCACATCCAGAACGGCTAACTTCGAAGCGGGACGCAGCACTAATTTGGCTCGGTCGCTAGTCCTCACCGAAGACCGCCGTGGCACTCCATCTTTCCCGGTGAACACCTCTTCAACGACGCCTCTTTTCCACTCCCTGCGTGGTATGGCCGGATCGCAGATGTATACCAGGTCTCCTCGATGCATGGGCTCAACACGCTGGCACCATTTCTCTCTGCGAACAAGTGTGGGCAAGTACTCGTGCACCCATCGTTTCCAGAACCGATCTCTCATTATCCGAGCGATACGTCACTGCTTCCTTGTTGTGCATCTCTCAAATGCCAATTTATCACCTTTTAACAGGTCGTTTGGTGACAGTGGAGCCTCCTGCTCCACTGGCAGGCCTCTTCTGGCTCTTTATCGGCCTCTATATCGGCTCCCACGAAGTTCTTGCCATTATCGGTCCTTATCCTAGCCACAGGTCCACGGCGGCACATGAAGTTTCTCATAGCGATGATGCATGAATCTGTTGACAAATCATGAGCCATCTCCAAGTGGACGGCTCTCGTAGTTAGGCAGGTAAATAGCGCCACCAACTTCTTCTCTGTTCGGCGCCCAATCGACACAAGCAATGGTCCGAAATAGTCCAGGCCAGTGAACTTAAATGGCCATCCATTTGCCTCAAGCCGATCCTCCGGCAATTGTGTCGGTCGTGCCTTCCTTAAATTGCATACGTTACAGTTAGCCACCACCTTCCGTAGTAGCCTCCCCACGTTAGTAATCCAAAACATATGGTACGCATGCCGCTGCTTCAATCCTTCCATTGGCACGCATGATACCCTCTCTATCCAAATACGGCGAAAGTCCTGATAATTGGCTGCTCTTGCTGACCGTTCCTGTTTGGGCTTCCTCGCCGAACGCTTCTATCTGCGCCCGCCGGACCAATGCGTGCTCCGCGTCAGCACGTTCGACAGAGGTAAGCCCGTGCTCTTCTCGCTCGTAGCGTTGCCCGCGACAGCGTCGAATAAATCTTAGGATCCATGCTGTCGTTCTTACCAGTCGGTTGAAACTCGAGAACCTCTGCCAAGATAGAAGCGGCGCGTTTGCCATGGCCAATACAAACTCACCTGACATCTCTTCTTCCTCAGCGGCCTGTGGAGCGCGTCCATCGGTTACAGAAAATTTGGGCCAACTTTCTTCAGGTCCCATTAGGAATGGTGGTCCGCTTAACCACCGCGAACCTGGGCTGAAGTCAACGCGGCGTTGCGACCTGGTTGCGTCGTCTGCCACGTTTACGGCAGATGGTAGCCATCTCCATTGGGAAACCTCTGTGGATTCTAAGATTTCTGCCACCCGATTTCCAACAAATTGCTTATATCTCCGGTGAGTGCTGGTGATCCAGTACAGCACGGTCTTAGAGTCGGTCCATAGTGTGCAGCTACTGATCGCTACACGTTTAACGGTGTCCATCAGTCTAGTTCCTAATACAGCTGCTTGAAGTTCCAGTCGTGGGATCGACATCGTCCTCATGGGAGCACATTTCGTTTTGGAACACACAAAATGTGCCTGCCCATCGTGGTTTGCGTACTTGGCCCGCCAATAAGCCGCCGCGGCGAACGCAGATTGGCTGGAGTCCACGAAGACGTGCAGCTGCAGGGTCCGTACACGTCCAGCGACGAAGTAGTAGCGTGGACATCGGAATTCTTCcatgtattttatttcttgCCGCCAGCACTCAAATGCTGCGGCCAATTCGTCTGGGAGGGGCTCATCCCACTTGACTCTCCTCCGCCAAATCTCTCGCATCAGCAGTTTAGCGGTTATCATGTAGCAGCTCAAGAACCCAAGAACATCTGCCGAACTGGAGGAAAACCGACACAAATCAAATCCTGCGTTTGCATGTATTTCTCTCACCCGTGACGAAACGGCGATAGCATCGTCCTTGCTCATGAAACTGTCCACATAGTCGTCCACGTAGTGGTACTCCTTTATCGCCAGAACCGCTCGCAGATCCGTACTACTTTATTGCGAAGCGTTGACGAGCTTCACATAGTCCGCTGCACAAGGAGATCAAGCTGCTCCGAATGTCATGACCTGCATCTCGTAGGTGTCCGGGTTCCGACGATCCTCTCCATTTATCCACAAGAATCGCTGGGCACATCTGTCCTGTGGCTGTATCAGCACTTGGTGCAACATTTCCTTGAAGTCTGCACATACTCCAACGGCACCTTCCCGGAAGCGGAAGAGCACTGCTGGTACGGATTTGTAGCGCTGAGGGCCTTTCATCAGCGCCGAGTTCAGTGATATATCGTTCACTTTGGCTGCGGCATCGAAGACTTGACGGATTTTTCCCGGCTTGTTTGGGTTCTCTACCCCGAAATGCGGAAGGTACCATACCTTGCCGCCGTTGGAGTGAGTTATCCCCTGCGGCTCTAGTCGTCGTGCATATCCCTTCTTCATGTAATCATCCATAATTCCCTTGTAAGCGCGAAGACCTCGTCGCGCTTAATTTTCCGTTTAATGTTGACGAGTCTCTTGAGTGCCATGTTGTAGCTGTCTGGCAGTCTCACCTCGTCGTCTTTCTATAGGAGATCAGTCTGGTATCGTCGGCCTATACGTTTCGTCGTGTCCTCCAAAATGCTTAAGGCTCGCACATCGTCACCAGCTGCGACCGGCGGTGCGGGCTTTACTCCAAAATTCTCAGTTTCGAAGTAATCGCTAACCATCTTCTCTAGAAGATTATCGTGTGACACGGCTAAAAGGCATGATCTCGATACCGGTGGACTTGCACTCCCTTTTACCGGTCCGTACACTACCCATCCAAGTTTGGTGGCGGCTGCAAATGGTCCTCCTGCTCCAAAGCTTCTGGTCCTCAGTGGAATACACAGATGAGCGTGATTTAAGCCGATCAAGATCCTTGGCGTTGCATCGAAGTATGGTTTAACGGGTAGGCGTGCATTTTCCTTTCTTGCCTTAACATCCTCCCGACGCAAGCTTTGCATCGGAAGATTTAGATTCGATACAGCGAACACATTTCGTAGGTCATGGCGCATGGATTTGCCCGTGCCACTTATCTGCAGGCTAACTACCGTTGTGTGCTCTCTGACGGATTTGCCACCAAACCACTGCACGTTGAGCTGTCGACTCCCTCCCTTTAGGTTCAGGCTCTGGATGATGTCGTCGTCAATAAGCGTTACGGACGATCCCTCATCGAGCAGCGCGTATGGGTCCACTTGCTTATTCCTCCCGTACAACGTCACTGGCAAAATCCGGCAGGTCATCTCCATCCGGGTCAACGCAGCTAAGGTTTCGGTGTGGCGATTCCTGGCCATCCTCGGCTTGTCCTGCTTTTAGCGTTGCAGTCGTTGACGTAAAGGGATTACGTCGGCGATGACTGGTGTCCCTTTGCAGCTCCTGATCTCAAGTGCTCGTATGCTCCTTGAAGCGGCCGCCGTTCGACTGGGGTAGCCTGGAATTCCCGATTCTATCGTGGAGCAGGTAGTGATGACTTCTTTGGCACCCGTTGACACTGCATTTGGTGCCCTTCTTGCAGAACCGGGCCATGTGTCCACTCTCCAAGCACGCGAAGCAGATCATATGCTTCCTTGCTAACTCGATTCTCGCTGTCGGAAGTGCATGATGAAATTCTTCGCAGTCCTTGATTCCATGCTGCCCCTCACATATTGGACAACATTTGTGAGAGTCAGTATCCTTTCCATCCATACGACTTGTGCTTGCGTGTAATAGCCTTCGCTTCGGATCTTTACTTGCAGCATCCGTAACAATGCATATCAATTTAGCGAGCTCGTGTAGCCATTTGCTAAAATGCACCACTGTTGGATATGGTTCTATCGTAGCCGCATGCTTCGCCCAGTCCAACCTCTTGCTTATAGGCAACTTAGCTATCAGCTCCTCCATTAGGGTAGGATTTCCTAAATGCTGAATGCCATTCTTCGTTGACTTCAAAAACGCTGCAAGGTTGCTCACCTTTGTGGCAAACGGCACAATATTGGTTCTGGCTATGTTCGGTTCTGATATTGGCAGCACATCTCGCACGCTAGGCTCACTGTTGTACAGTTATTATTCCGTGTGACTTGTTGCCCACTAGTTCCACTCAATTGTGGCTGCAAACTTGCACTCAATTGTGCGAGCAAATTTGCACTCAATTGTGCAATTCAAAGATGGCGTCACAAATTGTTCCCGTTGCAAATTTTTACTCAACATCTGCGTCGTCGCTTCACTCATAGCTGACGACGTTTCACTCATACTTGGCCTTGGATAGTTCCCTTTCTAAGGTTCCGATTCTTTCCAGTAGGTTCGCCACCTCTACAGTTGTGGAATTTGTAGTCTGCCCTGCTTTGGCAGGCTGCGGAGTACCAATCGGATTCTGACCGAGTAATCCACTTACCTTGGAACTTTGAGGCTGCTGTATATCACTAGCCACACTCGTCGTGGGCCCCTTGGACTGATCTAGTCTGGGGCTTCGCCTCAGCGCCGGCATGTTGCAAATCACAGGGTGCGAATAAAGAATGCGAATAAAAGAAATGTCGAGCTGCCGACAATACAAAGTAAATGCCTTAAGCGCTTATTGGCTTAGACAAATGACGACCGTTTTATTCTATAGGGAAATAATACAGTTTGAAAGGCATTACAAATTTGACCTTATATCTATTCTGAATTTTACGTACCGCAGTTTCTCTTCCCTCACTCTTGGTATCGTCAGACGAACTGATCTGACGCGCAAAGTAGCTTAATTCTTAGTTAAATCGATGTGACCAATTACAATAGCGATAAAAATGCATACATTTAGTATTTAATGTGCCCGAGTGCCGTCAATCGGTGACAAATTTCTTAACTACTTATCGATAGCCAACTTATCCGTTCCGCGACAATTATTAATGtagtaatcaaatacaaaattattaaaattaataatataaataaaattgatattttccaattgcaaatttaaatttattttgttttctaaattATTGTATGAAATATTACTTATTGTGGTTGTGCCGTtgaatgttattaaatatgacaCGCCTAAATGGGAATTgcttacaatattatttgcacataattagatatttcatagaaagtattttcgcattttgcgaCCTGATTGCTTATTAGTAATTTTTCATCATTATGtgaaataaacacatttttgccagtgtaGTAGTATCAATAATGTTTTGCAAGTCGAATGTTAACGGCAATTCTTGACccataaaatagttttttaagtGATCGGAAAGTGATTTTATCTTAAACAATTCTGAATTGATAATAAATTgttggttattgttttcaattaagtcgtttattttattctgtgttGTAATAAAATCATCGTTATCCGGAGTTCCAGTTAACCATTTCCAAACAGTGTCTAACTCATCTATTCCTCTTATGGATTTAGTTGATATCAGCTGTGACAAAATTAATTCGATTAATTGTAGTTCGTAAGTTATTTCCCATTGTGACCTTTTATTTGGATCCTTTTTTATGTATCCTGATTCTAGATCGATTATTTCCTTATAAAGACTTAAATTAGGTATGTGGAATAAGTGGGCATATGATAACAGGAAAAAATCGTGATTGGAGAAATCAATTATTTCTGAAGTGGCTATCATTACGAATGGTGTTAAAAGTaataagaaatgcattttctttaattttaaaagaaatataatgtttgttaaaacttaatattttccttgtgaataattcttatttaattattattattcttttgttAGGCAAGTTTATCCTTAACAACCTGTTTCTTATATCttgattttagtttatttctttctccaTGTTTCTTTTCATAAACCACTTACCCTACATGATAATCTTTTTCCTTACGACCTTCATTATGTGTTTCTAACATTTTTTCTTGAGTGTTCattagaattttttaaatgttttcgtgttcaattttattatagaGAATATCGAAAGTTGTTTGATTTGTTGTAGAATGAATGCTGTATTGAATTCTTTTGCGGCTCTAAcaattatttctgaatagTCAATCAGCTTAAATTCTTCCTTTATGCAACGAGCTAATTCTGTTAATGTTGAATGTGCCCTTTCAACTTGTCCGTTCGAGGTACTGTGTCTGGGGTCTGCGAAATGTATAGTTAAACCACATCTTTGTGCAAAGGATTTAAGTTTAGCAGAGGTGAAGCTTGGTTCTTAAAAGTCATAATTACTTTGGTGTGGGGAAATTGTTGAAGCAATTCCATTACTTTATTCTCTACGTTAagtttattttcgattttttttaataccacGAATTTTGAATACGCATCAATGCAAGTTAAGAAAATGAGATTCTGCGCGTAAAAAATTTTGAGGTGTAAATTTTCTCCTTCCTTAGTTGGAATAGGAGCTTCCCCAATTGGGATTTTAATTGGATGCCTGTTGTATTTATTATCGTTGCAAATTGATGCATCGACTAACTACTCGCTGTGGAGCTTATGAATAACCTTAAAAGACAAGTTATTCCAAAGGCTCCCATCAGAAATCCGGCTGGTGGTTGGTGCCAGCTTATTGGATATATTTAAGCCACTGAATCTTACTGCGGCAGAACACCGAGACAGGGTGCAAACACTCTTGGACCAACCTTTTCAAATGGCCCTTCCCACAAACCCTGTTACTTTGGAAGAGTTAGTAACGCAGATCAAAAAGctcaaacctaaaaaatcGCCTGGTGAGGACCTCCTAGATAACACGACGCTCAAACTCCCATCAAAGCTGTACTTTTCTTAGTCCTATTGTTCAATAGCGCTCTAAGGCTGGGACActttccaagcaaatggaaatcagcaaTCATAACGATGATTCCGAAGCCTGGAAAGCAACCCACTGAAATAGATGCATATAGGCCCATTAGTCTTCTACCCGCGctagggaaaatgttggaaaggGTAATATTAGAACGCATCCTTAAACTTCCAAGCGTGAGCCAAGCTATTCCAAAGtggcagttcggtttccgaaaAAGTCGTGGCACTCCAGAACTGCTACACCCAGTGACAAACTTTGCTTTGGAGGCAATGGAGGACAAGATGTATACAACAGCTGTATTCATTGATATACAACAAGCCTTTGATAGAGTTTGGCATGATGGTCTTCTAAGTAAGCTTAAGACCATTTTGACGCCACAGCTATTTCTccttataaaaagctttctaTCGAACAGAAAGTTCAGTGTGGTTGTCGATGGCGACAAATCGTCTACGCGTACAATCTCAGCAGGCGTACCCCAAGGCAGTGTTTCAGGCCCGACTCTTTATTCGCTGTATACTTCTGATATGCCGGATTCCTGGTGCTGTACAGAAGTTGAATACGAAAATGTTCTTATTGCATCTTACGCAGATGACACCGCGGTCATCTAATGGTCAGGAGTACAAGCATAAGTGATGCAACCAGGGGCCTACAGGAATATGTGACGGCCTTCGAGAAGTGGGCAACGGAATGGAAAACCGGCATTAATTGCAGTAAATGTGCTTGCGTCACATTCACAAAAAGGCCTTTGAACTGCTCTGGAATTTCCATGCTCGGCTCCACACTTCAACACGAGTCCTTCTACAAATACCTCGGGGTGATTTTGGACAGAGGACTAACGTTTCATAGGCATACGACTATGATCAAGCAAGCAGTActttcaaaggctgcaaaaagtcgtggctcttat
This window contains:
- the LOC120284347 gene encoding uncharacterized protein LOC120284347 isoform X1, which gives rise to MSKDDAIAVSSRVREIHANAGFDLCRFSSSSADVLGFLSCYMITAKLLMREIWRRRVKWDEPLPDELAAAFECWRQEIKYMEEFRCPRYYFVAGRVRTLQLHVFVDSSQSAFAAAAYWRAKYANHDGQAHFVCSKTKCAPMRTMSIPRLELQAAVLGTRLMDTVKRVAISSCTLWTDSKTVLYWITSTHRRYKQFVGNRVAEILESTEVSQWRWLPSAVNVADDATRSQRRVDFSPGSRWLSGPPFLMGPEESWPKFSVTDGRAPQAAEEEEMSGEFVLAMANAPLLSWQRFSSFNRLVRTTAWILRFIRRCRGQRYEREEHGLTSVERADAEHALVRRAQIEAFGEEAQTGTVSKSSQLSGLSPYLDREGIMRANGRIEAAACVPYVLDY
- the LOC120284347 gene encoding uncharacterized protein LOC120284347 isoform X2, encoding MARNRHTETLAALTRMEMTCRILPVTLYGRNKQVDPYALLDEGSSVTLIDDDIIQSLNLKGGSRQLNVQWFGGKSVREHTTVVSLQISGTGKSMRHDLRNVFAVSNLNLPMQSLRREDVKARKENARLPVKPYFDATPRILIGLNHAHLCIPLRTRSFGAGGPFAAATKLGWVVYGPVKGSASPPVSRSCLLAVSHDNLLEKMVSDYFETENFGVKPAPPVAAGDDVRALSILEDTTKRIGRRYQTDLL